The sequence TAATTGTTTTTGTTTAGCTGCCGTCACAGCATTAGCTAATAATTGATAATCTGCAATAGCCGCAAAATCATAGTCATTAAAGCGAATCCGGTTTACTTTGGAGTCGGTGCTAGCGCCCATACCGATAATAATATCTTGCAATTTGATGCTGTCATCAACAGCACCACAGCTACCCACCCGAATAATTTTTTTAACATCATAATCAGTAATTAATTCTTTGGCATAAATGGACATGGAAGGAATCCCCATGCCGGAGCCCATGACTGAAATACGGCGATCTTTATAAGTGCCGGTGTAACCAAACATATTGCGGACTTCAGTGACACATTTAGCATCTGTTAAGAAGTTTTCAGCAATAAATTTAGCTCTTAGCGGGTCGCCTGGCATTAATACAGTCTCAGCAAAATCACCGGGTGCTGCACTGATGTGAGGAGTAGCCATTATGTTATTTCTCCGTTTTGTTCGTTCTAAAAAAATTAATGAGTTACGACAAAAATGAAGTGCCGTATTCCATCGGCGTTAACTTAAAGTAACTGGCAAGGCTTTGGCCGATGTCTGCAAAAGTTTCTCGTTGACCCAGGTCTTGAGTGGGGACTGACTGACCGTAAACTAACACAGGAATATGTTCTCGAGTATGGTCGGAGCCAGGCCAGCTGGGGTCGCAGCCATGATCAGCAGTCATAATGACAATATCACTAGGCTGCATTTTATTGAGTAATTCTGGTAAGCGTTGATCAAAGTACTCTAAGGCACAGGCATAACCGTTAATGTCACGACGATGGCCATAGGATGAATCAAAGTCGACAAAATTGGTAAAAATAATACTGTTGTCGCCAGTGTTGTCCATTGCTGTCAGGGTTGCATCAAACAATTCGTCCAAGCCAGTCGCTTTGACCTTTTGAGTAATGCCCTGGTGGGCATAAATATCGGCAATTTTACCGATACTGATTACCTCGCCACCTGCAGCAGCCAGTTTATCCAGTACGGTTGGGGCGGGTGGGGGTACAGCATAGTCACGCCGATTGCCAGTGCGTGCATAATTATCTGGATGGTCACCAACGAAGGGGCGGGCAATCACCCGACCAATGTTGTACTCATCACAAAGCTCACGGGCAATCTCACACAGCTCATAAAGCCTTTCTAAACCAAAACTGTCTTCATGACAGGCAATTTGGAACACACTATCAGCTGAGGTATAAACAATGGGTTTGCCGCTCTTGATATGCTCTTCACCTAACTGTTGAATAATAGTGGTGCCAGAGGCATGGCAATTACCCAATACGCCAGGTAATTTGCCTCGCTTAATCAGTTTTTCCAGTAATTCGGGAGGAAAGCTTTGTTGCTGCTCAGAAAAATAGCCC comes from Spartinivicinus poritis and encodes:
- the deoD gene encoding purine-nucleoside phosphorylase, translating into MATPHISAAPGDFAETVLMPGDPLRAKFIAENFLTDAKCVTEVRNMFGYTGTYKDRRISVMGSGMGIPSMSIYAKELITDYDVKKIIRVGSCGAVDDSIKLQDIIIGMGASTDSKVNRIRFNDYDFAAIADYQLLANAVTAAKQKQLPVRVGNVFSSDLFYTPDQQLFELMAKYRVLAVEMEAAGLYGVAAEYGAQALAIFTVSDHITRNEKLSAEARQTSFKQMIELALDSVLLDK
- a CDS encoding phosphopentomutase, whose protein sequence is MKRALILVLDSFGIGATADAHTFGDTGADTLGHIAEACAKGTANNGRSGPLKLPNLTKLGLMHAAKGSTGNFPMGVDTQCDLIGAYGFAKELSSGKDTPSGHWEIAGVPVLFDWGYFSEQQQSFPPELLEKLIKRGKLPGVLGNCHASGTTIIQQLGEEHIKSGKPIVYTSADSVFQIACHEDSFGLERLYELCEIARELCDEYNIGRVIARPFVGDHPDNYARTGNRRDYAVPPPAPTVLDKLAAAGGEVISIGKIADIYAHQGITQKVKATGLDELFDATLTAMDNTGDNSIIFTNFVDFDSSYGHRRDINGYACALEYFDQRLPELLNKMQPSDIVIMTADHGCDPSWPGSDHTREHIPVLVYGQSVPTQDLGQRETFADIGQSLASYFKLTPMEYGTSFLS